In Jaculus jaculus isolate mJacJac1 chromosome 4, mJacJac1.mat.Y.cur, whole genome shotgun sequence, a single genomic region encodes these proteins:
- the LOC123460144 gene encoding astrocytic phosphoprotein PEA-15-like — translation MAEYGTLLQDLTNDITLEDLEQLKSACKEDTPSEKSEEITTGSAWFSFLESHNKLDKDNLSYIEHIFEISRRPDLLTMVVDYRTRVLKISEEDELDTKLTRIPSAKKYKDIIRQPSEEEIIKLAPPPKKA, via the coding sequence ATGGCAGAGTACGGGACTCTCCTCCAGGATCTAACCAATGACATCACCCTTGAAGATCTGGAACAGCTAAAGTCAGCCTGCAAGGAGGACACCCCCAGTGAGAAGAGTGAAGAGATCACTACAGGCAGTGCCTGGTTcagcttcctggagagccacaaTAAGCTGGACAAAGACAACCTTTCCTACATTGAACACATCTTCGAGATCTCCCGCCGTCCTGATCTACTCACTATGGTGGTTGACTATAGAACCCGAGTGCTGAAGATCTCTGAGGAGGATGAGCTGGACACCAAGCTAACCCGTATCCCCAGTGCCAAGAAGTACAAAGACATTATCCGGCAGCCCTCTGAGGAAGAGATCATCAAATTGGCTCCCCCACCGAAGAAGGCCTGA